The sequence GATAAGGTATTGATAAGCGTACTCTTTTCCGGCTTCCAATCCATCCAGTTCGAGCCAGAAATAGTCGCCATCTTTTTTCATCAGAAAATCGTTTGAGAGTTGCCAGTTGTTAAAGTCGCCGGTAACATAAACCGATTCTTTTAGTGGTGCCCAAAGAACAAGGGCAGCCGAAGTTTCGGAGGTGTAGTTAATTCCTTTTTTGTAGACTGCCGGTTTTGGTTCTTCAATTACTTCTCCTCGGATAATGATCTCTGCCGAATCGCGAACCGTGGTATCAGTTGTTGCTTCGGCAATTAAAAGGTAGGTGCCGCTTTCAGTAAAAGTATGTGTTGTGGCAAGGTTTGTGCCGGTAGTTTCATTGAGAAGCGTTTCTCCCAGATACAGTTTTAGTGCTGCTTCCTCTGATGCAGTTGCCGAAACAGTTACTTCTTCGTTTATCGTGAAGATGTCATTATTGTTGGGCTCGTTTAATGTAACAGCAAGTCCTTCATTGTACACGCTTACAAACAGGTCGGCAGTTTGATTTGAAGCGTCTGCCGTGCGAAAAACAAAGCAGAGTTCGGTTACGTTGTCACCTGTTTCAACATTGTAAAATGTGTTGATGTCTGGTGTAATTTCCAATTCATAAATACCGTCACCTACATAGGTAAGTTGGGGTTGAGTTTCGTTGTTACCCCACGATTCAATAACGTATTGCCAGCGGTTATCGTCGATTGTTACACCGGTGTGAGCGTATAAATCGCCGGTGTAATAACCAAGTCCACTTGCTTCGGCCGAGTTAAAAGTAATAGTAACTGCTTTACTGGCCACCGGAAGTTCAGGATCAGTTGTGATTTGCGCCAGGCTAATTTGTGCAAAACAAACCAGGCTTATCAGGAATATAAACGGCTTTAACATTGTTTCTGCTTTTATATAAAAAAACAGGTAGTGCCAATTAAAAGCACTACCTGTTATATTATTGATTACAGTTATTGTGCTGTAATTTTATACGTATATTCTGAGAAGTCAATCTCAATTTTATAAGTACCAGCCGATGCTGGTTCCGGAATTTCTGCCGGATCAGGATCAGCGTCACCGGAACGGTAAGCAAGTTTTCCTAACAAGCTGTTTCCGTTGCCGTCAGATCCCCATTGAGGAGCCCATGCACCACTGTTGGTAGCCATAATTTTCATTCCTCCGTTACCAACTGAAAGATCGGTAACCAATGAGTATTTACCAACACCGTCTTTTGTAAATGGAATTCCGTTTGCAGGATCCCAGCCAACAGTTGTGGCACCACCTACAAGGTAAATTTCATCCGGGATAGGATATACAGCGTAGGTAAGGTTGGTAATGTCTACATCAATACGATAGTCGCCTTCAACTGAAGGAGATGGAATAGAAGCCGGGTCGTCATCATCCTCTGTTGGGCGATAAGCCAAAGTACCACTATATGCGTCACCTGTTCCGTCAGATCCCCACATTGGTGCCCACTGACCCTGAGTTTTAATGAACTTCAGCCATGCATCAGGTACTAAGTGTGCTGCAATTCCGTATTTGCCACTCGACATGTACGGTGCTTCCAGTGTGGTGTTATTATCCCACCCTGCATCGGTTGCATCTCCTAATAAGTAAATAGGAGGCAGTTTCACAGAATAAGTAATTACGTTAAAATCGAATGCTTCCGATGGTAATGCATCAGCATAATCGCTAACCGACGCTTCAACTCTGATTTCAAGCGGAGTTTCTACACCCGTTGGATATTCCATCGATGTCAAAAGTGAATTTAATTCGCCAACAGTTAGTTCGTAATCCATATTAGCGGATGAAACAATATTGGTTGAGCTGGCAAAATCGTTACCTGCATCGTCAATTTTTAGCGAATAAGAAATTGCTGCCTGGAAACCAAAGTCTGCTTCTGTCCATTCGAACGAGAATAACACGTCATCGGCTTCTTCCTCCGTAAGCAGGTAAGTGCCACCGGCAGCCTCTGATGCGGTAAGAACCGGGCTGTTTCCGTAGTCAATCACCGGGTCGAATTTCTCGTCTTCGCAAGAAACAAACACCAGCAAAACAGCCAGAATACTTAATATATAATTTATCTTTTTCATGTTCTTTAATTTTTGCAAGTGATTAATATCCTGAGTTTTGAATTAAGTTTGGATTGGCACTTACATCTGAAGAAGGAAGTGGATAAATGTTGTATTTGTCGTCAACTCCAATACCTTCTTTAACAGCTCCTTTCCATGCCCAGACGTAGTTTGAACCGGTAAATATGCCAAAACGAATCAGGTCGGTTCTGCGGTGTCCTTCCCAGTACAATTCACGTGCACGTTCATCTAAAATGAAGTCGAGTGTAAGATCGTCTTCTGTCATATTTCCAAAGTCGTCGCCATAAGCTCTTTCG comes from uncultured Draconibacterium sp. and encodes:
- a CDS encoding SusE domain-containing protein; amino-acid sequence: MKKINYILSILAVLLVFVSCEDEKFDPVIDYGNSPVLTASEAAGGTYLLTEEEADDVLFSFEWTEADFGFQAAISYSLKIDDAGNDFASSTNIVSSANMDYELTVGELNSLLTSMEYPTGVETPLEIRVEASVSDYADALPSEAFDFNVITYSVKLPPIYLLGDATDAGWDNNTTLEAPYMSSGKYGIAAHLVPDAWLKFIKTQGQWAPMWGSDGTGDAYSGTLAYRPTEDDDDPASIPSPSVEGDYRIDVDITNLTYAVYPIPDEIYLVGGATTVGWDPANGIPFTKDGVGKYSLVTDLSVGNGGMKIMATNSGAWAPQWGSDGNGNSLLGKLAYRSGDADPDPAEIPEPASAGTYKIEIDFSEYTYKITAQ